One part of the Vicia villosa cultivar HV-30 ecotype Madison, WI linkage group LG6, Vvil1.0, whole genome shotgun sequence genome encodes these proteins:
- the LOC131614818 gene encoding uncharacterized protein LOC131614818, which translates to MAPPKPPQPTPQEIIEQAVQTSNTQLANAVDQIHSDLDDRFVFVQSDLDKTHQNLQEITTKMDNDRQISDSRYDSIMSTLQKLLLQQPAATTAATNPTSSGMKTVLSPIPTLASPLSGIASTSTTPPRTTTTIPFSLGTSQIPWGTSQIPSFTYNPHNHVSTAFTPYTFIPTSLPPPSPYNIPFPNPHTYSPPTNLPPLPPFRSPKLELSLFDGSNPLEWLFQADQFFGFYNMPPENRLSMMSFYMKGDALGWFKWMHHNRLLTDWASFTRALELRFGPSTFANHQAELFKLKQTNSVVEYQAAFEKLGNQVVGLSHDAILNCFISGLIPEIQNEIAIHKPTSISQAIGLSKLIESKLRESKPKYNKPFPDPFPKPPTQPTPPIPSTPPKTNTTIQPNKFPIRRLSNAQLQERRAQGLCFNCDEKFIAGHKCSAGKFLLLLVDEDEILQQDTSLHESEHESKPVFHSEQEETYFQLSPQAACGHLSPKTLKFRGSIFGLPVTVLIDTGSTHNILQPRIAHHLKLQTTPIPNFSVMVGNGSKLNCSGLCQQVPLTLQDNLFTISFHLLPIEGADIVLGMEWLRTLGPLMADFSIPKLSFTYNDNDITITGDSKTLPTPSSFHQICHLLHNDSIASLHLLICQPTPAQDTLPSPSNPDLFDSLPSSLSPQITTLLKSFPKVFHKPHGLPPSRPHDHHIPLLPNTTPVNVKPYRYPHSQKDAMTVLIQDMLAEGIIKPSQSPYSSPVLLVRKKDGSWRFCVDYRALNAVTVRDRFPIPTIDEIFDELGSATIFSKIDLRSGYHQIRVTPADTHKTAFRTFDGHYEFLVMPFGLTNAPSSFQSAMNDLLRPFLRRFVLVFFDDILIYSSCLTDHAHHLSLILNLLSVNQFYAKLSKCVFAVPSVDYLGHIISSNGVTPDPTKIQAIMDWPRPRSLTTLRGFLGLTGFYRRFVRHYASLAAPLTDLLRHSKFTWNESAEAAFTNLKHKIVENQV; encoded by the coding sequence ATGGCTCCTCCCAAACCACCCCAACCCACACCTCAAGAGATTATTGAACAAGCTGTTCAAACCTCTAACACACAGCTGGCTAATGCAGTAGATCAGATTCATTCAGATCTGGATGATAGGTTTGTTTTTGTGCAGTCAGATCTGGATAAAACACACCAGAATCTGCAGGAAATCACCACCAAAATGGACAATGACCGGCAGATCTCAGACTCGCGATATGACTCTATTATGTCAACACTACAAAAGCTGCTGCTACAGCAACCTGCTGCCACTACAGCCGCCACCAACCCTACATCCTCAGGTATGAAAACTGTACTCTCCCCTATTCCTACACTAGCCTCACCCCTGTCCGGCATTGCGTCCACTTCCACAACCCCTCCCCGCACCACCACAACCATCCCCTTTTCGTTGGGAACCTCACAAATTCCGTGGGGAACCTCCCAAATTCCTTCTTTCACGTATAACCCTCACAATCATGTTTCCACTGCCTTCACTCCTTACACTTTTATTCCAACCAGCCTACCCCCACCTTCCCCTTATAATATTCCTTTTCCAAACCCCCATACTTACTCACCACCAACAAATCTGCCACCTTTACCCCCATTTCGCTCTCCCAAACTAGAACTTTCTTTGTTTGATGGGTCAAATCCCTTAGAGTGGCTATTCCAAGCAGATCAGTTTTTTGGATTTTATAATATGCCCCCGGAAAATCGATTGTCTATGATGTCTTTTTATATGAAGGGTGATGCTCTTGGTTGGTTTAAATGGATGCATCATAATCGCTTACTTACTGATTGGGCTTCTTTTACTAGAGCATTAGAATTAAGATTTGGGCCTTCTACTTTTGCAAATCACCAAGCAGAATTATTTAAGCTTAAACAAACTAATTCTGTTGTGGAATATCAAGCAGCTTTTGAAAAATTGGGCAACCAAGTTGTTGGGTTATCACATGATGCAATACTGAATTGTTTTATCTCAGGCCTTATTCCAGAAATCCAGAATGAAATTGCTATACACAAACCCACATCCATTTCTCAGGCTATTGGGCTTTCTAAACTCATTGAATCTAAACTAAGAGAGTCCAAACCAAAATATAACAAGCCTTTTCCCGACCCATTTCCTAAACCGCCTACCCAACCAACCCCACCTATTCCATCTACACCCCCCAAAACCAATACCACCATTCAGCCCAACAAATTTCCCATTCGACGCCTATCAAATGCCCAACTTCAAGAGCGTCGCGCCCAAGGCTTATGTTTTAATTGCGATGAGAAATTCATCGCCGGTCATAAGTGCTCTGCTGGAAAATTCCTTTTATTACTGGTGGATGAGGACGAAATACTGCAACAAGACACTAGTTTACATGAGTCTGAACATGAGTCTAAACCAGTTTTCCACTCAGAACAGGAAGAAACCTATTTCCAGCTATCACCCCAAGCTGCTTGTGGACACCTATCTCCCAAAACCCTCAAATTTCGTGGCAGTATTTTTGGCTTACCAGTCACTGTTTTAATTGATACAGGGAGTACACATAACATCCTCCAACCTCGTATTGCCCACCACCTAAAACTCCAAACTACCCCTATCCCTAACTTTTCGGTTATGGTAGGTAACGGTTCTAAATTAAACTGTTCAGGACTTTGCCAACAAGTTCCTCTCACCCTCCAAGACAACTTGTTCACTATTTCGTTCCACTTACTTCCTATAGAGGGGGCAGATATCGTTCTTGGGATGGAATGGTTGCGTACTCTTGGTCCACTCATGGCTGACTTTTCAATTCCAAAGCTCTCCTTCACTTACAATGACAACGACATCACCATTACAGGTGACTCTAAAACACTACCCACACCCTCTTCATTTCATCAAATCTGCCATCTCCTCCACAATGATTCAATAGCATCCTTACACCTTTTGATTTGCCAACCCACCCCTGCCCAAGATACCCTCCCTTCTCCCTCAAATCCAGACCTCTTTGACTCTTTACCTTCGTCCCTTTCCCCCCAAATCACCACTCTTCTCAAATCCTTTCCAAAAGTCTTTCACAAACCTCACGGATTACCACCATCACGCCCTCATGACCATCACATCCCTCTTTTACCTAATACCACCCCTGTCAACGTAAAACCTTACAGATACCCCCATTCCCAAAAAGATGCTATGACAGTTTTAATTCAAGACATGCTTGCTGAGGGAATAATTAAGCCCAGCCAAAGTCCCTACTCTTCCCCAGTTCTATTGGTTCGAAAAAAAGATGGCAGCTGGCGATTTTGCGTTGACTACAGAGCACTAAACGCTGTTACCGTTAGAGACCGTTTTCCTATCCCGACCATAGATGAAATCTTTGATGAACTAGGATCAGCAACTATTTTTTCCAAGATCGATCTTCGATCTGGTTATCATCAAATTAGGGTTACACCGGCGGATACACACAAGACAGCTTTTCGCACGTTTGATGGACactatgagtttttggtgatgcccTTTGGGCTAACTAATGCTCCTAGCTCTTTTCAATCGGCTATGAACGACCTACTACGGCCGTTCCTACGacggtttgttttagttttttttgacgACATTTTGATCTATAGTTCTTGTTTAACTGACCATGCCCATCATTTATCTTTAATTCTCAATTTACTATCAGTTAACCAATTTTATGCAAAATTATCCAAATGTGTTTTCGCTGTTCCTAGTGTTGATTATCTAGGTCATATCATTTCAAGTAATGGTGTCACCCCTGATCCTACAAAAATTCAAGCAATCATGGATTGGCCTCGACCACGTTCTCTCACGACTCTCAGGGGCTTCCTCGGACTCACCGGTTTCTATAGACGCTTTGTGCGCCACTACGCCTCTCTCGCCGCTCCTCTCACCGATTTATTAAGACATTCAAAGTTTACATGGAATGAATCTGCCGAAGCAGCATTTACAAATCTAAAGCATAAaattgttgagaatcaagtgtga
- the LOC131614816 gene encoding uncharacterized protein LOC131614816, producing MQCFPLPKFVLAKIDSICRTFLWTGKSDKSMKSPIVWHTVCRPRCNGGLNIINLSIWNQGTHVIELEQGNSWSWIFQAVMLQREHIGRIQILWNKMIAMQTFNMKQVYDALIDDTPKVPWRFLLHYNSARPRALFTTWMLCHGRLPTKYRLIQFGFIQDSVCILCNTAPESSAHLFFQCRIVKDIWQSILEWIEIKHTPHDRAMELQWILNIISKKGWKAKPLKLAFSEAIYGIWQLRNAIIFDIHHKENTVSLIVDNITYRGWKDKCIRDHIARLMM from the exons ATGCAG TGTTTTCCTTTACCAAAGTTTGTGCTTGCCAAGATAGACTCCATCTGTAGAACCTTCCTGTGGACTGGCAAGAGTGACAAGAGCATGAAAAGCCCTATAGTCTGGCATACAGTTTGCAGACCTAGATGTAATGGTGGGCTCAATATCATTAATCTGTCTATTTGGAACCAG GGAACTCATGTGATAGAGTTAGAACAGGGAAATTCTTGGTCTTGGATTTTCCAGGCAGTTATGTTGCAGAGGGAGCATATTGGTCGGATTCAGATTCTATGGAACAAGATGATAGCCATGCAGACTTTTAATATGAAACAGGTTTATGATGCTCTGATTGATGATACTCCAAAGGTTCCATGGAGATTCCTGTTGCATTACAATTCAGCCAGACCTCGGGCTTTGTTCACCACATGGATGCTATGCCATGGAAGACTCCCAACCAAATATAGGCTTATCCAATTTGGATTCATTCAAGACTCTGTGTGCATCCTATGTAATACTGCTCCTGAATCCAGTGCTCATCTTTTCTTTCAATGCAGGATTGTTAAAGATATTTGGCAATCCATTCTTGAGTGGATTGAGATCAAGCATACTCCTCATGACCGGGCTATGGAATTGCAGTGGATCCTCAACATTATCAGTAAGAAGGGATGGAAAGCTAAACCGCTTAAACTAGCTTTCTCTGAAGCAATATATGGCATATGGCAGCTTAGGAATGCTATTATTTTTGACATACACCATAAAGAGAATACTGTTAGCTTAATTGTAGATAACATCACCTATAGGGGTTGGAAGGATAAATGCATTAGGGATCACATAGCTAGGCTAATGATGTAG